The following DNA comes from Triticum aestivum cultivar Chinese Spring chromosome 3D, IWGSC CS RefSeq v2.1, whole genome shotgun sequence.
TTTTAACCCGCAAAAGGTAATAGTGCTGCTTCAATGGCGGGGACTAAAGAGTAATTAAGAAAACTCCGGTCTAAGAAGATCTATCTATGCACCTACAGTGCTTGTATAAGAGTATCTACAGCCCGCATTCTCAAATCCTCCTCAAATGTTGATGGACGCGACTGGTCAGTGACCGGACAGAAGAGAGAAGTAAAAACTATGACCCAACCGAATTCCTCATATCATCCCTTATTGGGATGTGCTAGCCAAGTTTCTCAGAAGTCTGAACTGATGAAAAGGTTAGGCAACGTATTGGACGTACAACAATACCTTAGACGTGGGATCGAGATTAGATCGCAACTATTTTTATATTAAGTAGTGCGTTGGGCAGGATTTGATCCCAAGACCTTGTGGCTCCGATGCCATATTGAACTGATGCGCTAGCCAAATTTCTCAAAAGTTCGAACTGATGAAAAGGCTAGGTGACATATTTTAATAATAAGTCTAGACTGTCCGCAAACCCTCATATTAAGGACAAATGTAGGGAGTATATGAGGCCCGCGTACTCGCCCGTTCAATCCGCCACGTACAACGTGGCCCACCCAGACCagccttttatttttttttatttttctttgttttctcttttttcatCTCCATCAATCATATGCAAGTTACCGGACATATAAAAAAATATGTGTTTGTATGGACGGACAAATAAGGGCTCAAAACGAACACGCCCGGTCATCGACTGGGCGCATCCGTGGGTGTTTATAGGTTCAGATTTGataagtccggctgtagatgctctagaAAACTAATGTAGAGTCAACGATCACGAGCTGGCAAGAGCAAAACACCCTTTGTATGAAAATGTTCAAGTCAAACAAAGCATCAGAGATCATCATACATCAATGCCAgatctgatctctctctctctctctctctctctctcttaattacATATACAGTCAACGCACTTTTTTTTTGGGCGGGAGGCAGTCGACGCACTCACACGCCCGgctaagtttcttttttttttttttgaggcaacGGCCAAGTTTCTAAACATAAACATGAACATCTAcctatcttttttttttttgagacaatgaaCATCGACCTATCTGATGgcgagtggcaatcctcaaggccGGCCGGCCAGTTTACTCCTTCATGACGTTTGTTTATGTCTATAAGGTGGTCTTTTTCATTGAATAAATAAACTCCCACAATGTAAGGTGTATTTGTTGTAGTAATCCCACTTTTACCCTCCCCTCGCCCACGGGCGGCTGCCGGCGGTGCAAGCGTGGGAGCCATAGGACAGCGACACACGGGTTGCTCTTTGTATTGGGCCGGGCCATGTAGCAGCGAGGCGCTGTATATTTATTCAATGAGTTTTTTGAAAAGTGTAGAAATTAAAAAACAAATTCTGGATTTCTGTTAAGAAGCAAAACTTTATTGAAATTCCAAACTCTGAAATGGGAACAAAATTTCACAACCATGAGCTTTttgaaattccgaacatttttctgaaatcacaaacattttttgaagttcctatacatttttttattttttaatgaaTTGTGTAAACGCAAGTATTTTTTGAATTTATTGAACAAActtgaaaaatagaaaaaaattataATACAAAGAAATATTCCCTAACAATCttgaaacacaaacattttttgaaagtgTGAACAAATTTGAATTTTAAACATTATTGAAAAAAATGAATTAGACCAGACAAAgacaaaaggaaaaggaaaagacaaAAAATGAATTATTAAtcatttactataaaaaatgaacaaaaaggaaaaataaagtaaAATCAGCAGAGAAAACAACCCAAAAACGAATCAAAAATAAACCAGAATATTTCTAAAAGCAAAAAAATCCGAGTCTCTGAGTGCACACATAGCGTTAGCTAAATGGGCCAGCCCGGCCCACTCTTTTGTTGTCTTGCTGGATCTGTGTGATTTGTAGAAGCACATGTTGTTTTTAAAATCTCGATGCGAGAAACAGAATGGAGAAAAGTTCGTGGTTTGGATGCTTGGCTCAAGAGATAAAACGTTTAGAAAAATGAATCTATGAAAAAAAGCATAAAACTCCCAGGTTATGATAATGAGCGCGGCACTTGTCACCACCAGAGAAGGTGTGAGTGATCTTTTAAAGGAATGCCCTTTAACTAGCGATTTCGATACCTCGCGCGTTGCGAGACACAGCTCTGTATCACCACTTGAACATGTTTGTAAAAACATGATACTATGTAAACAAAATGTTCACGCGTTTCAGAAAAAATGGCACGTCTATTTGAATATTCTTGCGTTTAAAAAAATGCACGTGATATTTTGAAAAATGTTATACTATGTAAAAAATTGTGTGATTCAAAAGAAAATGTTTTGTACCATTGAAAAAAATGTACGTTCCATTTCTAAATGTGAACCattaaaaaaattatgtttatgacatttttttaaaaaaagaataCAATGGAAAAGAAATGTCCGTTTGTCCTTCGACTATTTTGAAACACCATTTGCACTGTGGTGAAATTCGCCGAATCCGCGGGAGGCTTCACCATACAGCTTGGCTGTCCATGACATGATGCCGCGAGGAAACGGCCGCAGCCCAGCGACGACCTTCTTGCTGCATATGATGATGCCGAAACTGCCCCATGACCAAGAACGACAGCGCCTTTGGTGAACCGCCGTAGCACCGGCCTGCACGTAACAATCAGCCGGGCGAACTGCCACGTAGGATTGCCGACTTGCCGTGCAGCACAAGGTCGGTTCCGTGGTGCTCAAGTGACACGCACTGCTCCAGCCTCTTGGCGGATGGACCATTGACCATATTGCTCTGCTCGTTGTCGAACGTCGACGACAGCGTTGACACGGAGGAACCCCGGCAGGTAGCTTTCACCGGTGCCAACCTTGGAATTGGATTCGATAGGAAGCCACCGGGAAATTTCGCCCAAACACAACGCACTATATATAGCCCATCGATCGATGCCCCGGCTAGAAAGTAGAAATCGGTGGACCGGGCGGACATGGAGATGATGCCTTGTGAACAGCCGGCGGTGAGGCTCATCGGCTGGCTGAGCCCGTACGTGCACCGGGCCGAGGTGGCCCTGCGCCTCAAGGGCGTCCCCTACGAGCTCCTACACGACGACATGGCCAGCAAGAGCGACCTGCTGCTCACCCACAACCCCGTCCACAAGAAGGTCCCCGTGCTCCTCCACGGCCACCGCTCCATCCCGGAGTCGCTCGTCATCGTCGAGTACGTCGACGAGGCCTTCCCCGCCGGCCCGCCGCTGCTCCCCTCCGACCCCCTCGCCCGCGCCAACGCCCGCTTCTGGGCAAGATTCCTCGACGACAAGGTGAGCAGCAGATCTGCATCTCACTCACAGGTGAACAGTACAGAGTGTACATTGATTTAATCAGCACAAACGATGAAACGAATGTGTGCAGTGCTGGAAGGCCCTGTGGGTGGCGCTGTGGGCGGAGcccggcgaggcgcgggcggcggcggcgagggaggccaAGGAGGGCCTGGCGCTGCTGGAGGCGCAGCTGCCGGAGGGGAAGCGGTTCTTCGGCGGCGACGCCATCGGCCTCCTTGACATAGCTGCCAGCGGGGTGGCGCGCTGGCTGGGCGTGTTCGAGGAGATGGCCGGGGTGCGGCTGCTGACCGAGGAGGAGCACCCGGCGCTGTGCCGGTGGGCGAGGGAGTACGCGGCGGACGAGACCGTGCGGCAGTGCCTCCCGCACAGGGACCTCGTGCTGGCCGTCCTGACGCCCAGGAGGGGCATGTTCGTGTCCACGGCCAAGGCCATGGCCGCGCACAAGTAGCGCGCTAGTTATATACGTGTGCACGTTGGAGCTGCCGTGACAGTGGATTCCGATGTGCTATGTACTATGAAGGAATCTTGTTAGAAAAAAGAGTACTACTATAAAGGAATAATTTATGGGAAATGATAACTGATTTTTAGTCATTTGGCCTACGCATGAGCTATCGTCAGATCAAATGCACAAATCTTAAAGTAGAGAAAAGTGCCCGGTCACATTTTCCGTCTCACTCGACTGCAGCTCGGTTATGCACTCCATTCCCCACCACTCGCTCACTTCTCCCATCGCCCGTCCAGCCGCCCGTCCCCTCACCCGCCTCCCACCGCTATCCCTTTTCCTCTTCAAGCGCTCCTTGACAGGCTGCTCCGGCAACGCATGACGAGGCTGCGGCGAGCGCGAAGGAGAAGGTGGAGGTGCGCGCCGCCGCTGTCGATGCAAGGTGGATCTGCGCGTGCTCATTGTTTGGCAAGCGGAGCTGCCGCGCGACGACAACATCAACGACACTCTTAGCATTCGTGTCGGTGTCCCAGTTTAGGACCAAAGCCGCCAACTAGtactttttgcaaaaaaaattagccTCGAAATTAGTGGTTTTGGCACAAAACTGTAGAATTATGGTTCCCGCAATCCTAGCCTTCAATGTCgatgttttctgcaattcactTCCCATTTTAGGGGTCCCTCACGATTGATTACGGTTCCTGGCCTCGAGGGCCGGTATGAGGAACCTAATTAGACTCTAGAAGCCTTGATGCTACCATGCACCACCTCACCGCCCCGCCCTTCTCTCAACGTCACCACCGCCGCAACAATCCCTCTAAGCCCCACCCACTACCCCTGGTTTGCAGAAACTCCAGTAACTCCCACATCCGTACACCTGTTAACCTGCTTCCTCGCCTCCGCCTTGCACGCCACAGCTCGTTACCGCTCACAGTGTCATGACCGTCTCCGAGGTCCTGGCTTGGTCTCACCATGGCCGACACTCTCACTACGCTCCTCACATTCTCCCCGCCTTCGGCTCGGGCGAAGCTGAAAATTGACTGACGCACAAATTTTTTTAGGCACCTATAGATTAGCAAATGTGTTTATTCTATGAAGTGTGATGGACGCCCAAGAGCTCGAACCCAATGGCAAAGTACATGATGGACTGAGGCAGCGCAAACAAGTAGAAATAACCATGCCCGTGCACACAGTCGTAGCACCCGGACGCCAGGAGAAGCGCGCCGACCAGCAGCTCCAGCCAATGGAGCCGGCACCGCCGTTTCAGACGGCGGCCCTCCGCGCCCGGCGTCGGCCTACCGTTCCCGGACTTGCGGGTGACGATCCACTCGTTGGCGCGGCCGGCCTCGAAGAGCCCGATGAGGATGGCCTTGAACCGGTGCAGCGCCATGGCGTTCTCGAACGCGACCCACGGCACCACCAGGTGCGCGGACCGGCGCCACGGCGTACCCGCCGAGTTGAGCAGCGTCGTCGCCGTCGGGACGCACACCATCTGCCACGTCGGGATGCGCACCTGCGGGAACAGCGTCTTGGCCGGCAGCAGCacgctgaagaagaagaaggtgaagaAGGTGGACACCACCCTCCGCGTCACGAAGAAGTTGTACACGATGTAGAGCTTCTTCCACGCCGGCACCCGCTCCGCCGCGACGATCTCCCGGAGCATCTTCTTGAACAGCAGCGCCGGCCCGCACGACCACCGGTGCTGCTGGGACCGGTACGCCCCAAGAGAGCTCGGCAGCTCGCTCTTCACCTGCGATGCGACAGTTACATATATGCATCTCTCAACTCTGTTGATTACTGAACGATCCACCATGCAAATTGTGTGCATGTTCATGGTTGATAATATACCTTGACGTCACCGACGTAAACAAATTCCCAGCCGAGAAGTGCTGCTCTGAGTGCCAAGTCCATGTCCTCCGCGGTGGTCCGCTCATCCCAGCCGCCCGATTCCACAATGGCTTGCCGTCTCCATACTCCAGCACTTCCTAGTTGTAGTGTACACAAAATCCGTCTCAAACCAAGAACAAATACGTACTATTCAATTTATGAAATCCGTCTAAAAAATCTTAGTAACTAAATCTCATTAAATTTATGTATAATCTTGGTTCTTCATGTAGAACCAACCAATGTAAGCTCTGTGTTCATGTAGGATTTTATACATGCCAATAACTTATACCTGTACATACCAATAACTTATATACGTACCATTGTAGCCAAAGAAGCTGCAGAGTGAGGACCCAGCTTGCTGCTCCACCTTGAAATGGTAGTCCATGGACATCTCCTGCATCCTCGTCAGTAGACACTCGTCTGCGTTCACTACGTACAGTTATAACAAACAAGAGCTCAAAATTACTTCTCCTCAGTCTCAGCAACCACCAACTCCAGCGCGCGGTGCATACGTAATTGGACGTACCGAACTCCCAGCGCGCCTGCACGAGCGCGAGGCCGGGGTCGCGGAGGAGGAGCGGCACGGTGCGGGCGAGGAAGTCCGGCGAGGGCTGGAAGTCGGCGTCGAAGATGGCGACGAACTCGCAGCCCCGGGCGTAGGCGTGGCGCATCCCCTCCGTGAGGTTGCCGGCCTTGTGCCCGGCCCGGTCCGTGCGGGCCTCGTACCTCACGTCCACGCCGCTCCCGGCCCACCGCTCGCACTCCTCCCTCACCAGCTCCTGCGTTTGCATGCAACTTGGTCGAGAAGAAGTTGGTGGCAGATCGAGCATGGATCGGGGCAGCTACGTACCTTGATGGCGGCGTCGGTGGAGTCGTCGAGGACCTGCACAATTAATCGGTCTGCCGGCCACGTGAGCCTGCAGGCTGCCCCGATCGAGAGCTGGTACACCTGTTCGTTTTTTTACAGTACATGGTCACGTACGCTTGTCAGCAGGGCGCCGTGCATGCATGCACGCTAGGTTAACTGCTCCGCTCTAAATTAATTCCTAGCTACCACTGCCTCTTCAAAGTTTAGCTAGCTACCTCCATCACTAGCTCTCAAGTCTCAACAGTTGAGCTTGATCCATCGTCTCGAGTTTAATCTCACAAGACCAGATTAAGTTAACTAACTGAGACATCGTGCATAGTAGATACGTACCTCTCTTTCATTGTACATGGGGATCTGGACGAGCACCATGGGGAAGCAGGCCGAGGAGCCACCACCGCCACCAGCCTCGACGTCAGGTTCGACGGGGACGTCGCGCCTCCCGGGCCGCCGGCGCCGGCTGAGCAGCTTGGCCGCGGCGCTGGCCGTCCCGAGGAGGACCTTCTCGGCGAGCACCATGACCGACATGGCCATGCACAGCATCACGGCGCCCCGGAGCAGCGGCACGGAGAGCGCGCCCCACGCCCGGAGCAGCAGCCGCAGGAAGGCGGCCACCGCCGGCGGGAAGGAGGCGGTCAGCCGGTCGGCCGCGCTCGCGAacgcctcgccggcgccggccaGCATCGCCGCCAGCCGGTGACCGCCTGCATGATGCATGCTCTCTCCTGGATAATCTGCTTGGTGTGTGTATGCTACCTTGTTGCATGGCTGGACCTCGACTCTTCTTGGGGTCGAAATGTCGCTCGCTTCGCTGTGGTCTACGACGGTAGTCCTGTCCTGCTGCCGGAGcattagtagaaaacagggctttagtTCGGCCAGAAAAAAGCATTAATTCCgattgcattacgaaccgggactaatgtgagcattaatCCCAATTCAAGCGGTTAGGGCACCATACAGGCATCAGTCttggttcaaatgggacctttagtcccggttggtgccacgaaccggaactaaagagtgtgatgcccattagtatcggttcatggcacgaaccggtactaaaggtcccattttcaaactctaccccctggtggatcgccttttcagttttttaaaaagcaaaagaaaatgataaaaacttcaaaaattaaaatccttccagatgtagttatgttactacatgtactagttaggaaaatttaaaaacttaaatttgaatatgttttgcaaaaagtgtagggaaaatgtaaaacggttataacttttgcatacgatgtcagaaaaaaacgtataatatatcaaaatgttcagcacgaaaatccgcatccgattttggcggcctacggcctgtttgcaaatttttaaaatccttaaattctaaaaggaaaaaaattatgctcaaatttctgttttttttttgaatttttgttaaatctggtcaaactacttattcaagaagtattagtgttactaaataattatttaagaatattagtgttactaaataattatttcagtttttttgaattttgatcaaatctggtcaaactatggtcaaactgtggtcaaacaatggtcaaactaattattcaagaaatattagtgttactaaataattatttcagttttttgaattttgttcaaatctggtcaaaactgtggtcaaactatggtcaaactacttattcaagaaatattagtgttactaaataattattgttttttagaacaatagtttcaaactcaaacagtgaaatgtgtgacttcatgctcaaactaaattcctgagggttaataggattgacatcttactattatcaggaaaacaacaagtgcagacttggaaacgagggaccAACAATATACTAAAAGTCGTGATGCTTGAAATTTTTATGTTTTTGGAAATTTATTAAATCATGGTTTGGATGGACCAACAATCATTTATGTTGTCATATTATTTGTACCCCTTATTGGTTGGCCCTCCCTCGGGTGAGCGTTCATAGTACCACAACTGCATTCCTATCCAGAGTTCCTGACGTGGTGTAATAAGAGAGCTGACTCGATAAAACAACGTCGTGATTGAAATGGCGATTCTGTATGCAAATCAAACTTGAGTTGAACTGACATTGTGCCATTCGCCAGAGTCAAACACAATTTTTTTGCCGTGAGATACCCACTAGGGCTTTGCCTTTTTCGTATACATGGACGATGCATGTTCACAATGGAGTATTAAATTGTGATCGATACAAATCACAACAATACAAGACGTTCGGAGGACCTCCTCTACGCTGGAATACGACACAGGCACAGctaacctgggccggcccatttgcgctGGAAAATCAACAAAAATTGCGCCCTACATGGGTATCGAACTAACGACCAGGTATATAATTCCTAACGCTGCTAGCCACTCCGCCCGCCTAACAAAAGTGATAGAACAGCAGTGTCACACCTAAAGAATTAGCGAGAGCGGCAACACTTTAACACCAATTCACAAATACTAAAATGGGTGCGGATATCTAACACACAAGCTCCCGCGAGTGCATAACATCACTAGTCCAAAACGATTTATTTTTTAGAAATTTCGTATGTGAATTTCTGTTTGACAAAGTAAATATGCTTTAAACCCAAACATTTTCAAAATctgtgaacatatttttaaaattcaaacaTTTAGTGAACAATGTTTCAGACTCTCAAACTTTGTTTTAGAAAAATAAGAGCAGAATTGAAAACGAGAACATTTCTTGAAACTACAAACATTTTTTCTTAAATACGAACATTTTCTTAAAACAGGAACAAAACTGAAAACACGGACATTTTCTGAAACTACAAACAATTACTTCAAAATGCGAACATTTTATGAATTCCTCAGAATGTATTTGTATTTTCAAATTGCTCATAATgtcaaaacatgaacatttttacaaaGAGCAAACAAAATTTTCCacacgaacatttttgttttaacattTTATTAAAATCACTATTAAATTTGGAATTTCAAGAAAAATACGAATAAAAATTTGAAAGATTTTTTTAGAATTTTCTCGAACATTTTTTTGTATTCGTGTAGAAAAATCACCATGTTCAACGTAGGGTGTAGGGGTAGGTCAGAAGGCTCCGTTTGGGAGTATGTTTTTTCTCGACATCCGTCAAATGACCTAATTTTTTTCACTGGCTTGTATGAagaattcaaggcaccatgccaaggtTTTTTGGTTTTGTAATTTTTTTACATTTTCTAGAGATTTCTTTGTCAAAAAAGGGCGATAAATTGCCGGACGTGTCGCAACTAGCATACAGTGTCGAAAATCGTTCAAACTTGGCGTAGATGCCTACCATGTGCATGCTCACCTTCTTGGAAAACTTGTGGTCTTTTGAAGGATATCTAAAAACTGACCATGTTCAAATGAGGGTGTTCAGGTAGGTCAGAAAGCTCCGTCTGAGAGCACGTTGTGTTTCGACATCCATGAAATTGCCCCAATTTTTTATATGACCTTGTATGGCCAACTAAgtgcaccatgccaagttgttttttTTTGATGAATTTTGCGTTTTCTGGAGTTTCCTCGGCCAAAAAAGGTCGATAAATGGTCGGACGTGTCGCGACTTGCATACGGTGTCAGAAATCATTCAAACTTGACATGGATGTCTACCATGGGTATGCTCATCTACTTcaaaaagttggggtcattttAAGAATTTCCAAAACTAGACCATGTTCAATGAAGGGTGTTCGGTTGCCAGAAGGCTCTGTTTGAGAGCACGTTGTTTCTTGACATCTTTGAAATGGCCTCAACTTTTTccatggccttgtatgaccaattcaagacaCCAAGCTAAGTTTTTTGGATTCTcaacaagttttgcattttctggagtttttcCGGTGAAAAAAGACCAATAAATGATCGGACGTctcgcaacttgcatacggtgtcagaAGTCATTCAAACCTGACACTGATGCCTACCATGGGTAATGCCCACCTTCCTGCAAAAGTTGGGATCATTTGAATGATGTCCAAAACTATACCATGTTCTACAAAGAGCATCCGTTAGGCCAGAAGGTTTCGTCTAAGAGCATGTTATTTATCAACATCCTTAAAATAAGCTCATagattaaaaaaaatcatgaatttattaAAATGAAAATAAGAAGAAACGAagacaaataaaaaaatgaataaaacggaataaaaaaggccaaacaaaagcaaaagaaaaaacaGACTGAGAAGATGCACTAAAAAAGAAGTAATTAGACGCAAGAAGTGAGCTATCCTAGTTTGTTATAGTGGATGGAAGTAATCACAAAGGTCCATAGTCTGA
Coding sequences within:
- the LOC123075648 gene encoding glutathione transferase GST 23, which gives rise to MEMMPCEQPAVRLIGWLSPYVHRAEVALRLKGVPYELLHDDMASKSDLLLTHNPVHKKVPVLLHGHRSIPESLVIVEYVDEAFPAGPPLLPSDPLARANARFWARFLDDKCWKALWVALWAEPGEARAAAAREAKEGLALLEAQLPEGKRFFGGDAIGLLDIAASGVARWLGVFEEMAGVRLLTEEEHPALCRWAREYAADETVRQCLPHRDLVLAVLTPRRGMFVSTAKAMAAHK
- the LOC123075649 gene encoding probable glucomannan 4-beta-mannosyltransferase 6 isoform X2; amino-acid sequence: MHHAGGHRLAAMLAGAGEAFASAADRLTASFPPAVAAFLRLLLRAWGALSVPLLRGAVMLCMAMSVMVLAEKVLLGTASAAAKLLSRRRRPGRRDVPVEPDVEAGGGGGSSACFPMVLVQIPMYNEREVYQLSIGAACRLTWPADRLIVQVLDDSTDAAIKELVREECERWAGSGVDVRYEARTDRAGHKAGNLTEGMRHAYARGCEFVAIFDADFQPSPDFLARTVPLLLRDPGLALVQARWEFDECLLTRMQEMSMDYHFKVEQQAGSSLCSFFGYNGSAGVWRRQAIVESGGWDERTTAEDMDLALRAALLGWEFVYVGDVKVKSELPSSLGAYRSQQHRWSCGPALLFKKMLREIVAAERVPAWKKLYIVYNFFVTRRVVSTFFTFFFFSVLLPAKTLFPQVRIPTWQMVCVPTATTLLNSAGTPWRRSAHLVVPWVAFENAMALHRFKAILIGLFEAGRANEWIVTRKSGNGRPTPGAEGRRLKRRCRLHWLELLVGALLLASGCYDCVHGHGYFYLFALPQSIMYFAIGFELLGVHHTS
- the LOC123075649 gene encoding probable glucomannan 4-beta-mannosyltransferase 6 isoform X1, with the protein product MHHAGGHRLAAMLAGAGEAFASAADRLTASFPPAVAAFLRLLLRAWGALSVPLLRGAVMLCMAMSVMVLAEKVLLGTASAAAKLLSRRRRPGRRDVPVEPDVEAGGGGGSSACFPMVLVQIPMYNEREVYQLSIGAACRLTWPADRLIVQVLDDSTDAAIKELVREECERWAGSGVDVRYEARTDRAGHKAGNLTEGMRHAYARGCEFVAIFDADFQPSPDFLARTVPLLLRDPGLALVQARWEFVNADECLLTRMQEMSMDYHFKVEQQAGSSLCSFFGYNGSAGVWRRQAIVESGGWDERTTAEDMDLALRAALLGWEFVYVGDVKVKSELPSSLGAYRSQQHRWSCGPALLFKKMLREIVAAERVPAWKKLYIVYNFFVTRRVVSTFFTFFFFSVLLPAKTLFPQVRIPTWQMVCVPTATTLLNSAGTPWRRSAHLVVPWVAFENAMALHRFKAILIGLFEAGRANEWIVTRKSGNGRPTPGAEGRRLKRRCRLHWLELLVGALLLASGCYDCVHGHGYFYLFALPQSIMYFAIGFELLGVHHTS